A stretch of the Sphingobacterium thalpophilum genome encodes the following:
- a CDS encoding c-type cytochrome: MKHLKKIGAIASVFAIALALSAFNSQQEKSQQDPKPTNLKVLPKNISHDELIATMKEFNVALGVKCGFCHAPSKEDPKKLDFASDENPKKEIGRAMIKMTQKINKKYFNRSWDNAPAKAISCKTCHGGKETPEMVLAKN, translated from the coding sequence ATGAAACACCTAAAAAAGATAGGCGCGATAGCGTCGGTATTTGCTATTGCCCTCGCGTTAAGCGCATTTAATTCTCAGCAGGAGAAGTCTCAGCAAGATCCTAAGCCGACCAACCTCAAAGTGCTCCCTAAAAATATATCACATGACGAACTCATAGCCACAATGAAGGAGTTTAATGTGGCACTAGGAGTCAAATGCGGTTTCTGTCATGCCCCATCCAAAGAAGACCCCAAAAAGCTGGATTTTGCAAGTGACGAAAATCCTAAAAAAGAAATTGGCAGGGCGATGATCAAAATGACGCAAAAGATTAATAAGAAATACTTTAACCGAAGTTGGGACAATGCACCGGCCAAAGCGATTTCATGCAAAACCTGCCATGGAGGCAAGGAAACTCCCGAAATGGTGCTCGCTAAAAACTAA